One genomic segment of Styela clava chromosome 3, kaStyClav1.hap1.2, whole genome shotgun sequence includes these proteins:
- the LOC144420903 gene encoding uncharacterized protein LOC144420903 gives MQLEEKLTSILMNIFDGDLVINTQIFENVERSNLIPTTTDRDGTTDNNAVYSSSPSPNDVITNPLYSAANGIHEKAALSTRMEITTALTKYTWGWPLSTDQLITTDKDDFGHRVTTDTDSTLIQSSTLSTFVDRTRGSSLSGICRLPAKHFCLPLDH, from the exons ATGCAGTTGGAGGAAAAGCTTACATCAATTTTAATGAACATTTTTGATGGAGATCTTGTAATAAAcactcaaatatttgaaaatgtcgAACGCTCCAACCTAATTCCAACAACAACAGATAGAGATGGTACCACCGACAATAATGCTGTATATTCTAGTTCCCCGTCTCCTAATGATGTCATAACTAATCCGCTCTATTCAGCGGCAAATGGAATACATGAGAAAGCTGCATTGAGTACAAGGATGGAAATTACGACAg CACTAACGAAATATACTTGGGGATGGCCGCTTAGTACTGACCAATTGATAACAACCGACAAAGATGATTTTGGACATAGAGTGACCACTGACACGGATTCAACTCTTATTCAGTCTTCCACATTATCAACCTTCGTTGATAGGACTAGAGGAAGCTCACTTTCAGGTATCTGTAGGCTACCAGCAAAACATTTCTGCCTTCCTCTTGAtcactaa
- the LOC144411719 gene encoding uncharacterized protein LOC144411719 yields the protein MYNEEINRLKHEVTEAKKLIENYKIDTDASTEKLNLDKDIKKYLERSRYLPDSCRGLHKLNLFLGMKPEKFLESTVHRYLKRFYRDLMTDDGGWVVFQRRMDGSENFYREWYYYKKWIWKYNWRILACF from the exons ATGTACAATGAAGAAATAAACAGACTGAAACACGAAG TGACTGAAGCGAAAAAGTTAATAGAAAACTATAAGATTGATACTGATGCTTCAACAGAAAAACTCAATTTAGACAAAGATATCAAAAAATACTTAGAGAGAA GTCGTTATTTGCCGGATAGTTGTCGAGGGTTACACAAACTCAATTTATTTCTTGGAATGAAACCGGAGAAGTTTTTGGAATCTACCGTACACCGGTATCTGAAAAGATTTTACCGTGACTTGATGACAGATGACGGAGGATGGGTT GTATTTCAACGTCGAATGGATGGCTCTGAAAACTTTTATCGTGAATggtattattataaaaaatggaTTTGGAAATACAACTGGAGAATTTTGGCttg TTTTTAG